From one Candidatus Cetobacterium colombiensis genomic stretch:
- a CDS encoding Na/Pi cotransporter family protein: protein MYLDIFFKVLGGLGLFLYGMENMSKGMQKMAGERLKKILAMLTTNRFMAIGMGVFVTALVQSSSVSTVMTIGFVNASLLTLKQALGVILGANIGTTITGWILVLKIGKYGLPMAGAAAISTMFFTSEKAKTRAMAIMGLGLIFFGLELMSDGLKPLRSMPEFVSLFHAFTADTYFGVLKAAAVGALLTAVVQSSSATLGITITLAVQGLIDYPTAVALVLGENVGTTITALLASLNATSNAKRAAYAHTIINIAGVLWATTIFRFYLGFLDNLLDPANNLTAAIATAHTMFNVINVCLFIPFTGYLADFLCKVVKADSPVAKERVTHLDILMADTPSVVVEQTQKEILTMGTHIKEIFSKLDTVLSGKEKIDNQVGKIEKLEDTLDLFQKEISDVNFHILNGTLDNANTEDTRENLQTCDEYETVSDYLLRIAKTIKKMEDNGIQLGEHKRTTLNKLHANVEDLFNDINRAYELRDKNLFVATIKRCNSIKEEYKRARAEHLEHVSENVMPAMLSTGYMDILNNYRRIKDHLYNVVEVFAKIN, encoded by the coding sequence ATGTACTTAGATATCTTTTTTAAGGTTCTAGGAGGACTGGGTCTATTCTTATATGGAATGGAAAACATGTCTAAAGGAATGCAAAAAATGGCAGGAGAGAGGTTGAAAAAAATTCTTGCTATGCTAACAACAAACCGTTTTATGGCAATAGGAATGGGAGTGTTTGTAACAGCATTAGTTCAATCTTCATCTGTAAGTACTGTAATGACGATAGGATTTGTTAATGCATCGCTATTAACATTAAAGCAGGCACTAGGAGTTATACTAGGAGCTAATATAGGAACAACGATAACGGGATGGATATTAGTTTTAAAAATAGGAAAGTATGGACTTCCAATGGCTGGAGCGGCAGCAATATCAACAATGTTCTTTACAAGTGAAAAAGCTAAAACAAGAGCAATGGCGATAATGGGATTAGGATTAATTTTCTTTGGTCTTGAATTAATGAGTGATGGATTAAAACCATTGAGATCTATGCCTGAGTTTGTATCACTATTCCATGCGTTTACAGCAGATACATATTTTGGAGTATTAAAAGCAGCAGCAGTAGGAGCACTTTTAACTGCAGTTGTTCAATCGTCATCAGCAACATTAGGTATAACAATAACATTAGCTGTTCAAGGATTAATAGATTATCCAACAGCAGTGGCGTTAGTTTTAGGAGAAAATGTAGGAACAACAATAACAGCATTATTAGCTTCTTTAAATGCAACTTCAAATGCAAAGAGAGCAGCTTATGCACATACAATAATTAATATAGCAGGAGTGCTATGGGCAACTACAATTTTCAGATTCTATTTAGGATTTTTAGATAATTTATTAGATCCAGCAAATAATTTAACAGCAGCAATTGCTACAGCACATACAATGTTCAATGTAATTAATGTATGTCTATTCATACCTTTCACAGGTTACTTAGCAGATTTCCTATGTAAAGTGGTAAAGGCAGATTCTCCAGTAGCTAAAGAGAGAGTAACTCATTTAGATATTTTAATGGCAGATACACCTTCAGTAGTTGTTGAGCAAACGCAAAAAGAAATATTAACAATGGGAACACATATAAAAGAAATTTTTTCTAAATTAGATACTGTGTTATCTGGAAAAGAAAAAATAGACAATCAAGTTGGAAAAATTGAGAAATTAGAAGATACATTAGATTTATTCCAAAAAGAGATATCAGATGTAAACTTCCACATTTTAAATGGAACTTTAGATAATGCTAATACTGAGGATACTAGAGAGAATTTACAAACATGTGATGAGTATGAAACAGTAAGTGATTACTTATTAAGAATTGCTAAGACAATTAAAAAAATGGAAGATAATGGAATTCAATTAGGTGAACACAAAAGAACAACATTAAATAAGCTTCATGCTAATGTAGAAGATTTATTTAATGATATAAACAGAGCATATGAATTAAGAGATAAAAATCTATTTGTAGCAACTATAAAAAGATGTAACTCGATAAAAGAAGAATATAAAAGAGCAAGAGCAGAGCACTTAGAGCATGTATCAGAAAATGTTATGCCAGCTATGTTAAGTACAGGATATATGGATATATTAAATAACTACAGAAGAATAAAAGATCATTTATATAATGTAGTTGAAGTTTTTGCAAAAATAAACTAA
- a CDS encoding dicarboxylate/amino acid:cation symporter, which translates to MKKIGLLPKLILAILIGIGVGMLGMEVPIRLLATFNGIFGNFLKFSIPLIIIGFVAPGIGDLGTGAGKLLGITTAIAYLSTVLAGTFTYFVNTSIFKLILKTGSMLETADNPEHALLSGYLTINMPPIMDVMTALLMAFILGIGIAIVKGHAIKDIMNEFQKVVEGIIKNIIIPFLPLHIAGIFANMTYAGQVATILTVFSKVFAVIIILHITILLILYFIAGGMSGANPIKLLKNMLPAYFTAIGTQSSAATIPVTLNQTKENGVNTGIAEFVVPLCATIHLSGSTITLVSCAMAIMMLNGMTITFSTMFGFILMLGVTMVAAPGVPGGAVMAALGIIETMLGFPPTLTSIMIALYLAQDSFGTACNVTGDGAIAIIVNKIAGFKLEKNSKEIFDNI; encoded by the coding sequence ATGAAGAAAATAGGTCTTTTACCAAAGTTAATTTTAGCAATTCTAATAGGTATTGGTGTGGGTATGCTAGGAATGGAAGTTCCAATAAGGTTATTGGCAACATTTAATGGAATATTTGGAAACTTTTTGAAATTTTCGATACCATTGATTATAATAGGATTTGTAGCTCCGGGAATTGGTGATTTAGGAACAGGAGCTGGAAAATTATTAGGTATAACAACAGCAATTGCATATTTATCAACAGTGTTAGCTGGAACATTTACATATTTTGTTAATACAAGTATTTTTAAATTAATATTAAAAACAGGATCAATGTTAGAAACAGCAGATAATCCAGAACATGCATTATTATCTGGTTACTTAACAATAAATATGCCCCCAATAATGGATGTAATGACTGCTTTGTTAATGGCATTTATTTTAGGTATTGGAATAGCAATTGTAAAAGGACATGCAATAAAAGATATAATGAATGAATTCCAAAAAGTTGTAGAAGGAATTATAAAAAATATAATTATTCCATTTTTACCACTACATATAGCTGGAATTTTTGCTAATATGACTTATGCAGGGCAAGTTGCAACAATTTTAACAGTTTTCTCAAAAGTATTTGCAGTAATTATAATTTTACATATAACTATTTTACTAATTCTTTACTTTATAGCTGGAGGAATGTCTGGTGCAAATCCTATAAAATTATTAAAAAATATGTTGCCAGCATATTTTACAGCTATAGGAACACAATCATCTGCAGCAACTATTCCAGTAACTTTAAACCAAACTAAAGAAAATGGAGTAAATACAGGGATTGCTGAATTTGTAGTGCCTCTTTGTGCAACTATTCATTTATCTGGAAGTACAATAACTTTAGTAAGTTGTGCAATGGCAATAATGATGTTAAATGGAATGACAATAACTTTCAGTACAATGTTTGGATTTATATTAATGCTAGGAGTTACAATGGTTGCAGCTCCAGGAGTTCCAGGAGGAGCCGTAATGGCAGCATTAGGAATAATTGAAACAATGTTGGGATTCCCACCTACATTAACATCAATAATGATAGCTTTATATTTAGCTCAAGATAGTTTTGGAACAGCATGTAACGTAACAGGTGATGGTGCAATAGCTATTATTGTAAATAAAATTGCAGGATTTAAACTTGAAAAAAATTCAAAAGAAATATTTGATAATATATAA